Proteins from a single region of Microtus ochrogaster isolate Prairie Vole_2 linkage group LG5, MicOch1.0, whole genome shotgun sequence:
- the Hrct1 gene encoding histidine-rich carboxyl terminus protein 1 — protein MLGLLGNTTPVSWITGIVLALLMLVMLLAVCLFHRSREHDVERNRVQQIRPRLFHGRHLGVLGVSHHHRGHVSGVTSAGFHHHRQHLHRQHHCSPHRLHHHHARGARH, from the coding sequence atgTTAGGCCTTCTGGGGAACACAACCCCCGTGAGCTGGATCACAGGCATTGTGCTGGCTCTCTTAATGCTGGTTATGCTGTTGGCCGTCTGTCTTTTCCACAGATCACGGGAGCATGACGTGGAGAGAAACCGAGTCCAGCAAATCCGGCCTCGACTCTTCCATGGCCGGCACCTGGGTGTCCTGGGAGTCTCTCACCATCACCGTGGCCATGTGTCTGGGGTGACCAGTGCAGGCTTTCATCACCACCGCCAGCACCTCCACCGCCAGCATCACTGTTCTCCTCATCgtctccaccaccaccatgctcGCGGAGCCCGCCACTGA